From Amycolatopsis sp. cg9, one genomic window encodes:
- a CDS encoding amino acid adenylation domain-containing protein encodes MTGRTAPVSGLQCGLWFLDRWNPGSAAYTVPWVFTFDGPVDPDVLEGAIDGIVRRHEVLRTTFSAGPDGPLQTVHDHVRIPLHRGAPDLTTGFDLETGPVLRAALVDPVTLVLVVHHIVWDGWSSGVFERELAELYTAAVEGRAPVLPELTTQYADYATGAEPCDEPLAYWREQLAGAPTRLEVPADREAPARQDFDGDTREFALPAGLAARIGALAAELDATPFVVQLAAFAALLNRCTGAADLVVGTPVTTRDRPELADLIGYFVNILPLRLRVDRAASFRDLVAHVRDTAFDAYACLDVPFDVVVDALGLERSARHAPLVQVVFGAHAEEAEPLRFGPLTATRRVHHNGTSKFDLTWSTFDDGELRGEVEYRTSLFDAATIDRLTGQWRTLLAAVLSEPDGLLWRVELEPAWPASVTTAEPRCLHESFEDAVDRFPGRPAVTFDGESVTYAELDRRANRLAHALIAAGVRPGDRVGLLLDRSEAIVTAILAVLKAGAAYVPVDPAAPDDRAAFVFGDTGVRLVVTDQDTAGPVFDVGQDVSAYPADRPRVPVRPGDLAYLIFTSGSTGRPKGVAVAHEHAGRLMESGRAHFAFRETDVWTLFHSYAFDWTVWELWGPLHHGGRLVVVPYLTSRSPEAFAALLAAEGVTQLCQTPSALRQLEAALRTGPALPALRQVMLGGEALDPAVVRRWFALGLSAPLCNLYGITETTVHVTTHDVTGPAGFERSLIGAPLPHLSAHVLDEWLRPCPVGVPGELYIGGGALAHGYWGRAGLTARRFLPDPFSASPGARLYRTGDVARRLAGGGLEYVGRCDSQVKVRGFRIELGEIEHALGTHPAVGACAVTVHDDRLAAYVVGTLEYADARSFLATSLPEHMIPATVTVLDRLPVTVNGKLDRAALPAPAAPRPTRQHAEPRTPGERLLTELYADVLGVTGAGAHDNFFHLGGDSIRAVHLAGKLRDRGWTLTLPDLFAAPTPAALAPLLKPGAVDVPAARPFAGLSEEDLAKLPADVVDAYPMAAMQLGMIYHMELSGDAGGYHNVNSYRVAGRLDEDALHAAVAGVISRHPVLRTTFDVIGHREPMQLVHASAPAPVSTADLRGLPFAEQRSAVASVFDACCAMRFDLRSAPLFRVVAQRLADDAFQLTIAEHHSILDGWSFTSLLTEILERHASPDTPLAPPPASTFRDFVAAERAASASPESERFWRSRLRDADGALWSSGAGSEAATAEIPRTLERVLPEAPAQLEAIAAAAGVPVKAAALAAHVRALSRITGRDRVTTGLSVNGRLEERSGTEAYGLFLNTVPLVVTASEPDLVRAVHEAEVELLPHRRVPFARLARMMAGPRLEACFAFLRFHALGRLAGSATSIVDDRIGCEPDMRYEPTNFALGVALVQDPASGRILLAVDHLRSLVPDDVAEAYVTAYAEELAALVAGHRQLI; translated from the coding sequence ATGACCGGCCGCACCGCCCCGGTTTCCGGGCTCCAGTGCGGGTTGTGGTTCCTCGACCGCTGGAACCCCGGCTCCGCCGCCTACACCGTGCCGTGGGTGTTCACCTTCGACGGGCCGGTCGACCCGGACGTGCTCGAAGGCGCCATCGACGGGATCGTCCGGCGGCACGAAGTCCTGCGCACGACGTTCTCGGCGGGCCCGGACGGTCCACTGCAGACGGTCCACGACCACGTCCGGATCCCGCTGCACCGCGGCGCTCCCGACCTCACCACCGGGTTCGACCTCGAAACCGGCCCGGTGCTGCGGGCGGCCCTGGTGGATCCGGTGACACTGGTCCTCGTCGTGCACCACATCGTCTGGGACGGCTGGTCGTCCGGGGTGTTCGAGCGGGAGCTGGCGGAGCTCTACACCGCGGCCGTCGAAGGCCGGGCGCCCGTGCTGCCCGAGCTGACCACCCAGTACGCCGACTACGCGACCGGAGCCGAGCCCTGCGACGAACCGCTGGCGTACTGGCGGGAGCAGCTGGCCGGTGCGCCCACGCGCCTCGAGGTGCCGGCCGACCGGGAGGCGCCCGCACGGCAGGACTTCGACGGCGACACCCGCGAGTTCGCGCTCCCGGCCGGCCTGGCCGCGCGGATCGGTGCGCTGGCCGCCGAACTGGACGCGACGCCGTTCGTCGTGCAGCTGGCCGCGTTCGCCGCGCTGCTGAACCGCTGCACCGGCGCGGCCGACCTGGTCGTCGGCACCCCGGTGACCACGCGGGACCGGCCGGAGCTGGCCGACCTGATCGGCTACTTCGTCAACATCCTGCCGCTGCGGCTGCGCGTCGACCGCGCGGCGAGCTTCCGCGACCTCGTGGCGCACGTGCGCGACACCGCGTTCGACGCCTACGCCTGCCTGGACGTGCCGTTCGACGTCGTGGTCGACGCGCTGGGCCTCGAGCGCTCGGCCCGGCACGCGCCGCTGGTGCAGGTCGTGTTCGGGGCGCACGCGGAGGAGGCCGAGCCGCTGCGGTTCGGGCCGCTCACCGCGACCCGGCGGGTGCACCACAACGGCACCAGCAAGTTCGACCTCACCTGGTCGACCTTCGACGACGGCGAGCTGCGCGGGGAGGTCGAGTACCGCACCAGCCTGTTCGACGCCGCGACGATCGACCGGCTGACCGGGCAGTGGCGCACCCTGCTGGCCGCCGTGCTGTCCGAACCGGACGGTCTACTGTGGAGAGTCGAGCTGGAGCCGGCGTGGCCCGCTTCCGTCACCACCGCCGAGCCCCGGTGCCTGCACGAGTCCTTCGAAGACGCCGTGGACCGGTTCCCCGGCCGGCCCGCCGTGACCTTCGACGGCGAGAGCGTGACCTACGCCGAGCTGGACCGGCGGGCCAACCGGCTCGCACACGCCCTGATCGCGGCCGGGGTCCGCCCCGGCGACCGGGTCGGCCTGCTGCTGGACCGGAGCGAGGCGATCGTCACCGCGATCCTGGCCGTCCTGAAGGCCGGCGCCGCCTACGTGCCGGTGGACCCGGCCGCCCCGGACGACCGTGCGGCGTTCGTCTTCGGCGACACCGGGGTGCGGCTGGTCGTCACCGACCAGGACACCGCGGGGCCGGTGTTCGACGTCGGGCAGGACGTCTCGGCCTACCCCGCGGACCGGCCGCGCGTACCGGTCCGCCCCGGTGACCTGGCCTACCTGATCTTCACCTCCGGCTCGACGGGCCGGCCCAAGGGCGTCGCCGTGGCCCACGAGCACGCCGGGCGGCTGATGGAATCCGGGCGCGCGCACTTCGCGTTCCGCGAGACCGACGTGTGGACGCTGTTCCACAGCTACGCCTTCGACTGGACGGTCTGGGAGCTGTGGGGGCCGCTGCACCACGGCGGCCGCCTGGTCGTCGTGCCCTACCTGACCAGCCGGTCGCCGGAGGCCTTCGCCGCGCTGCTCGCGGCGGAGGGTGTCACGCAGCTGTGCCAGACGCCGTCGGCGCTGCGCCAGCTCGAAGCCGCCCTCCGCACCGGGCCCGCGTTGCCCGCCCTGCGGCAGGTCATGCTCGGCGGTGAGGCGCTGGACCCGGCGGTCGTGCGCCGGTGGTTCGCGCTCGGGCTGTCCGCGCCGCTGTGCAACCTGTACGGCATCACCGAGACCACCGTGCACGTCACCACGCACGACGTCACCGGACCGGCGGGGTTCGAGCGGAGCCTGATCGGCGCGCCGCTGCCGCACCTGAGCGCCCACGTGCTCGACGAGTGGCTGCGGCCGTGCCCGGTGGGCGTGCCGGGCGAGCTGTACATCGGCGGCGGCGCGCTCGCCCACGGCTACTGGGGGCGAGCGGGGCTCACCGCGCGGCGGTTCCTGCCGGACCCGTTCTCGGCTTCCCCGGGAGCGAGGCTCTACCGCACCGGCGACGTCGCCCGGCGGCTCGCCGGCGGTGGCCTGGAGTACGTCGGCCGGTGCGACAGCCAGGTCAAGGTCCGCGGCTTCCGCATCGAGCTCGGCGAGATCGAGCACGCGCTGGGGACGCACCCCGCGGTCGGCGCGTGCGCGGTCACCGTGCACGACGACCGGCTGGCGGCCTACGTCGTCGGAACCCTGGAGTACGCCGACGCGCGGTCGTTCCTGGCCACGTCGTTGCCGGAGCACATGATCCCGGCGACGGTGACCGTCCTCGACCGGCTGCCCGTGACGGTGAACGGCAAGCTGGACCGGGCGGCCCTGCCGGCACCCGCCGCGCCCCGCCCGACGCGGCAGCACGCCGAGCCGCGCACCCCGGGGGAGCGGCTGCTCACCGAGCTGTACGCCGACGTCCTCGGTGTCACCGGGGCGGGCGCGCACGACAACTTCTTCCACCTCGGCGGCGACTCCATCCGCGCGGTGCACCTGGCGGGCAAGCTGCGGGACCGCGGCTGGACGCTCACGCTGCCGGACCTGTTCGCGGCGCCCACCCCGGCGGCCCTGGCGCCGCTGCTGAAGCCGGGTGCCGTCGACGTCCCGGCCGCGCGGCCGTTCGCCGGACTGTCCGAAGAGGACCTGGCGAAGCTGCCCGCGGACGTCGTCGACGCCTACCCGATGGCCGCGATGCAGCTCGGGATGATCTACCACATGGAGCTGTCCGGCGACGCCGGTGGCTACCACAACGTCAACAGCTACCGGGTCGCCGGGCGCCTCGACGAGGACGCCCTGCACGCGGCGGTCGCCGGCGTCATCTCCCGGCACCCCGTGCTGCGGACGACGTTCGACGTGATCGGCCACCGCGAGCCCATGCAGCTCGTGCACGCCTCGGCACCGGCGCCGGTGTCCACTGCGGACCTGCGCGGTCTTCCCTTCGCCGAGCAGCGTTCGGCCGTCGCTTCGGTCTTCGACGCCTGCTGTGCGATGCGCTTCGACTTGCGTTCCGCGCCGCTGTTCCGCGTCGTCGCGCAACGGCTCGCCGACGACGCCTTCCAGCTGACCATCGCGGAGCACCACTCGATCCTGGACGGCTGGAGCTTCACCTCGTTGCTCACCGAGATCCTGGAGCGGCACGCGTCGCCGGACACCCCGCTCGCGCCGCCGCCCGCGTCGACGTTCCGCGACTTCGTGGCCGCCGAGCGAGCCGCGTCGGCTTCGCCGGAGAGCGAGCGGTTCTGGCGTTCCCGGCTTCGCGACGCGGACGGCGCGCTCTGGTCGTCCGGTGCCGGCTCCGAGGCGGCGACGGCGGAGATCCCGCGCACGCTGGAGCGGGTCCTGCCGGAGGCCCCGGCCCAGCTCGAGGCGATCGCGGCCGCGGCAGGCGTCCCGGTGAAGGCGGCCGCGCTGGCCGCGCACGTCCGGGCGCTGTCCCGGATCACCGGCCGCGACCGGGTCACCACGGGGCTCTCGGTGAACGGCCGGCTGGAGGAACGCAGCGGCACGGAGGCGTACGGGCTGTTCCTCAACACGGTCCCGCTGGTGGTGACCGCGTCGGAGCCGGATCTCGTGCGCGCGGTGCACGAGGCCGAGGTCGAGCTGCTGCCGCACCGCCGGGTCCCGTTCGCCCGGCTGGCCCGGATGATGGCCGGCCCGCGGCTCGAAGCGTGTTTCGCGTTCCTGCGGTTCCACGCACTGGGCCGGCTCGCGGGCTCGGCGACGAGCATCGTCGACGACCGGATCGGCTGCGAGCCGGACATGCGCTACGAGCCGACCAACTTCGCCCTCGGCGTCGCCCTGGTGCAGGACCCGGCGTCGGGCCGGATCCTGCTGGCCGTGGACCACCTCCGGTCGCTGGTCCCGGACGACGTCGCCGAGGCCTACGTGACCGCTTATGCCGAAGAACTCGCCGCGCTGGTCGCGGGACACCGTCAGCTGATCTGA
- a CDS encoding phosphopantetheine-binding protein, producing MLATIAAVWAEELGVDRVGPEDGFFELGGHSLTALRVVYRVRDEFSVDLSLRDLMASATLAEFVETVAAAREAPSRPAVALIGRRGTR from the coding sequence GTGCTGGCGACGATAGCGGCGGTCTGGGCCGAGGAGCTGGGCGTCGACCGGGTCGGCCCGGAAGACGGGTTTTTCGAGCTGGGCGGGCATTCGCTGACCGCGTTGCGGGTGGTGTACCGCGTGCGGGACGAATTTTCGGTCGATCTGTCGCTGCGCGATCTGATGGCGTCGGCGACGTTGGCCGAGTTCGTCGAGACGGTCGCGGCGGCCCGGGAGGCGCCGTCCCGCCCGGCGGTCGCGCTGATCGGCCGCCGGGGGACCCGGTGA
- a CDS encoding MbtH family protein — protein sequence MDAFKDFTVVVNDEEQYSIWPAELPVPAGWQPAGKSGSREECVAWVDETWTDIRPKSLRVALGV from the coding sequence GTGGACGCGTTCAAGGACTTCACGGTCGTCGTCAACGACGAGGAGCAGTATTCGATCTGGCCGGCCGAGCTGCCGGTACCGGCGGGCTGGCAGCCGGCGGGCAAGAGCGGCAGCCGCGAGGAGTGCGTGGCGTGGGTCGACGAGACGTGGACCGACATCCGCCCGAAGAGCCTGCGCGTCGCGCTCGGGGTCTGA
- a CDS encoding MFS transporter: MTQAPVHEARPTAPWGRVGLLLTGQGVSLIGDQVFFIAAVWAAAQLGGTAAVTWVTLAESVPRALAMIFGGVICDAFGPRSVLLRTTSVRIAVLAVSVVVALSAQSVPLLVVVAALEGAMLGLGSPSFGTLMPRMVPKERLSTANSVRTMVARFAPILGSPFGAWLVATGHLGVALAVVCGGCVVSLACLAPATKAIDAPRTVSNVPLWRRSGDGLKLLRADRRLRLLFLSGLCLDFAFAWPMNPGLPEVVIERGWAVSAVGLLIACWAAGALVSAGLGALLGERVPISVRLVGSGIGIAVLLLGMVLVTSLPAMAAMAVALGVCSGQNGPAAVTLYQQAAPSDRLGVAMSMVSLSGIGCAPLAYAVSGAIASFTTPVVAWICSALLAFGGPVAAARALRLPE; encoded by the coding sequence ATGACACAAGCTCCGGTGCACGAAGCCCGGCCGACCGCGCCCTGGGGCCGGGTCGGGCTGCTGCTCACCGGTCAGGGCGTCTCCCTGATCGGCGACCAGGTGTTCTTCATCGCCGCCGTCTGGGCCGCCGCCCAGCTCGGCGGGACGGCCGCGGTCACCTGGGTGACGCTGGCCGAGTCGGTTCCCCGGGCGCTGGCGATGATCTTCGGCGGGGTGATCTGCGACGCCTTCGGCCCGCGCTCGGTCCTGCTGCGGACGACGTCGGTGCGCATCGCCGTGCTGGCCGTCTCGGTCGTCGTCGCGCTGTCCGCGCAGTCGGTGCCGCTGCTGGTCGTCGTGGCCGCGCTGGAAGGCGCGATGCTGGGCCTCGGCTCGCCGTCCTTCGGCACGCTCATGCCGCGCATGGTCCCGAAGGAACGGCTCAGCACGGCGAACTCGGTCCGCACCATGGTGGCGCGGTTCGCCCCGATCCTCGGCTCGCCGTTCGGGGCCTGGCTGGTCGCGACCGGGCACCTCGGCGTCGCGCTGGCCGTCGTCTGCGGGGGCTGCGTGGTCTCCCTCGCGTGCCTGGCCCCGGCGACGAAGGCGATCGACGCGCCGAGGACGGTGTCGAACGTCCCGCTGTGGCGGCGTTCGGGCGACGGCCTCAAGCTCCTGCGCGCCGACCGGCGGCTGCGGCTGCTGTTCCTTTCCGGGCTGTGCCTGGACTTCGCGTTCGCCTGGCCGATGAACCCGGGCCTGCCCGAAGTGGTCATCGAACGCGGCTGGGCGGTCTCCGCCGTCGGTCTCCTCATCGCCTGCTGGGCCGCCGGCGCGCTGGTGTCCGCCGGGCTCGGCGCGCTGCTCGGCGAGCGGGTGCCGATCTCGGTGCGGCTCGTCGGCAGCGGGATCGGCATCGCCGTCCTGCTCCTGGGCATGGTCCTGGTGACGTCGCTGCCCGCGATGGCCGCGATGGCCGTCGCGCTCGGTGTGTGCTCCGGCCAGAACGGCCCGGCCGCCGTGACGCTCTACCAGCAGGCCGCGCCCAGCGACCGGCTCGGCGTCGCCATGTCGATGGTTTCGCTGTCCGGCATCGGCTGCGCGCCACTGGCCTACGCGGTTTCCGGCGCCATCGCCAGTTTCACCACCCCCGTCGTCGCCTGGATCTGCAGCGCCCTGCTCGCCTTCGGCGGGCCGGTGGCCGCGGCCCGGGCCCTGCGCCTGCCCGAGTGA
- a CDS encoding thioesterase II family protein encodes MTVAAGPRPAIAGDWCYRPYPLAAGTPQAVCFPHAGGDVTAFAGLAAALAPALEVRAIRLPARGGRFTDVMPGSFAALVTSVVEGLLPHLRPGSLFYGQSFGGLLAYEVARALPAGHRPRIVVPACAPPPAAWPGSIPPTGQRASELLERCGLAGALPDDPAIRELAVATIRTDLAVCRSYRPHGEPATFAIHAVTGERDEALPPSVTAGWAAATTGPFTTSTEPGGHLLATPLTTGPATLLRALHAGGPARA; translated from the coding sequence GTGACCGTGGCGGCCGGCCCGCGACCGGCGATCGCGGGGGACTGGTGCTACCGCCCGTACCCGCTGGCCGCCGGGACCCCGCAGGCGGTGTGCTTCCCGCACGCGGGCGGCGACGTCACGGCGTTCGCCGGCTTGGCGGCGGCACTGGCCCCGGCCCTGGAGGTCCGGGCGATCCGCCTCCCCGCGCGCGGCGGCCGCTTCACCGACGTGATGCCGGGGAGCTTCGCCGCGCTGGTGACGTCGGTCGTCGAAGGGCTCCTCCCGCACTTGCGGCCGGGATCGCTGTTCTACGGCCAGAGCTTCGGCGGGCTGCTGGCGTACGAGGTCGCCCGCGCCCTGCCCGCCGGGCACCGGCCGAGGATCGTGGTCCCGGCGTGCGCACCCCCGCCCGCCGCGTGGCCGGGCTCGATCCCGCCGACCGGGCAACGTGCGTCGGAACTGCTGGAGCGGTGCGGCCTGGCCGGGGCGCTGCCGGACGACCCCGCGATCCGCGAACTGGCGGTGGCGACGATCCGGACGGACCTGGCGGTCTGCCGCAGCTACCGCCCCCACGGGGAGCCGGCGACGTTCGCGATCCACGCGGTGACCGGCGAGCGGGACGAAGCTCTCCCGCCGTCGGTGACGGCGGGGTGGGCGGCCGCGACGACGGGCCCCTTCACGACGTCGACCGAGCCGGGCGGCCACCTGCTGGCCACTCCGCTGACGACCGGCCCGGCGACGCTGCTGCGCGCCTTGCACGCGGGTGGGCCGGCCCGGGCCTGA
- a CDS encoding cytochrome P450: MSTATVDLTDPDLWARPDVDEIVADLRARTPVHRTETALDGPVWSVLGYHLGSRVLTDAVTFSSTGGSLLGTGGTPAGAGKMMALSDGPRHRELRAPVLPYFSPKGVRGTAERITELAADVIKSAVEQEKVDLVDVLATVPLVVMCDLLGIPGDDRDLVVAVCDEAFLAQTPDARRAGHQKLLPYLVEKVAQRRKNPGDDLISTLATHRIKNRLLPIEDVVLNLDNIVVGGVQTVRHTAAMSVWALLNHSGAWHRLKTADLDLATDELLRYTSVGLHVLRTATTRTELGGHVIDAGDKVAVWTWSADHDPDVFDRPRELVLDRSPNRHLALGVGAHYCVGAPLAKAELKAVYAALLDQVAELELDGEPVHNRSIINFGFDHLPVRLRAR, encoded by the coding sequence GTGTCCACCGCCACCGTCGATCTCACCGACCCCGACCTGTGGGCCCGGCCCGATGTCGACGAGATCGTCGCCGACCTCCGGGCCCGCACTCCCGTCCACCGGACCGAAACCGCGCTCGACGGTCCCGTCTGGTCCGTTCTCGGCTACCACCTCGGCTCCCGCGTGCTCACCGACGCCGTCACCTTCAGCTCCACCGGCGGCTCGCTCCTCGGTACCGGCGGCACCCCGGCCGGCGCCGGCAAGATGATGGCGCTCTCCGACGGTCCCCGCCACCGCGAACTCCGCGCGCCCGTCCTCCCGTACTTCTCGCCCAAGGGCGTCCGCGGCACCGCCGAACGCATCACCGAACTCGCCGCGGACGTCATCAAATCCGCGGTCGAGCAGGAAAAAGTCGACCTGGTGGACGTTCTGGCCACTGTCCCGCTCGTCGTCATGTGCGACCTGCTCGGCATCCCCGGCGACGACCGCGACCTCGTCGTCGCCGTCTGCGACGAAGCCTTCCTCGCGCAGACGCCGGACGCGCGGCGGGCCGGGCACCAGAAGCTGCTGCCCTACCTCGTCGAAAAGGTCGCGCAGCGGCGCAAGAACCCGGGCGACGACCTCATCAGCACCCTCGCCACCCACCGGATCAAGAACCGGCTCCTGCCCATCGAGGACGTCGTCCTCAACCTCGACAACATCGTCGTCGGCGGGGTGCAGACCGTGCGCCACACCGCCGCCATGAGCGTCTGGGCGCTGCTGAACCACTCCGGCGCCTGGCACCGGCTCAAGACCGCCGATCTCGACCTCGCCACCGACGAACTGCTCCGCTACACCTCCGTCGGCCTCCACGTCCTGCGCACCGCCACGACGAGGACCGAGCTGGGCGGGCACGTCATCGACGCCGGGGACAAGGTCGCCGTCTGGACGTGGTCGGCCGACCACGACCCCGACGTCTTCGACCGGCCCCGCGAGCTCGTGCTCGACCGGTCGCCGAACCGGCACCTCGCCCTCGGGGTGGGCGCGCACTACTGCGTCGGCGCGCCGCTGGCGAAGGCCGAGCTCAAGGCCGTCTACGCCGCCCTGCTCGACCAGGTCGCCGAGCTCGAGCTCGACGGCGAACCGGTGCACAACCGGTCGATCATCAACTTCGGCTTCGACCACCTCCCGGTGCGCCTGCGGGCCCGCTGA